From a single Kitasatospora azatica KCTC 9699 genomic region:
- a CDS encoding SpoIIE family protein phosphatase gives MVTPRPASVRLGSEGAQPAVEADLEPLAELLLSLPDRLDAHIGGLYLLSGDQDLLHLLITLGAARQFTRPWQRVSLAAPIPVAEAAREDRLVWVGGAEEMARRYPQVAVAMPYAFSLLAAPLVAQDTTYGVVFFLWPAAHPPVLTPEERQAVRILAAELAEVLARAARSGHSFLPRARPLAIAVGNGRPQTLAETVARLPEGVCGIGLDGRIAVVTPGAAELLGKPPERLLGQRPWVVLPWLRDPVYEHHYRASVISGQPNSFVAMRPPDQWLSFHLFPDHDGLTARISVAHVTRRGLPVSESTTEQLPHTRPGAIYHILHLASALTEAATVQDVVSMVSDQIVPAFGGQAVAVLLAESGRLRIIGHRGYPPGLVDQFDGTPLTEQTPGVRAATNPVPAFFQTRAELERAYPGRHETQDDMAAWAYLPLVTSGRLIGTCVLAFAEPHRFSIEERAVLTALGGLIAQALDRARLYDTKLNLAQGLQDRLLPQALPSVPGLETAARYLPATEGMDIGGDFYDLIRVAPDTAAIVIGDVQGHNVHAAALMGQIRTAVRAFATADADPSTVLARTNRLLADLDTTLLASCVYLCVDLARHDAWLADAGHPVPLLRSPDGRARRLEPRNGMVLNVDRSAEYPVTHLALPVGTTLVLYTDGLIETPGADLDKALEHLEAVLARHGGEPLDDLADALIGQARKAEHRTDDIALLLVRSVPR, from the coding sequence GTGGTCACGCCACGGCCCGCATCCGTGCGGCTGGGGAGCGAGGGCGCCCAGCCGGCGGTCGAGGCCGACCTCGAACCGCTGGCGGAGCTCCTCCTGTCGCTGCCCGATCGACTCGACGCCCACATCGGTGGGCTCTACCTGCTCTCGGGGGACCAGGACCTGCTCCATCTGCTGATCACCCTCGGTGCGGCCCGGCAGTTCACCCGGCCCTGGCAACGGGTCTCGCTGGCCGCGCCGATCCCGGTCGCCGAGGCCGCACGCGAGGACCGCTTGGTCTGGGTCGGCGGCGCGGAGGAGATGGCGCGCCGGTACCCGCAGGTCGCGGTCGCCATGCCGTACGCCTTCTCGCTGCTGGCCGCGCCCCTGGTAGCGCAGGACACCACCTACGGGGTCGTCTTCTTCCTCTGGCCCGCCGCGCATCCGCCCGTCCTGACGCCCGAGGAGCGCCAGGCCGTCCGGATCCTCGCCGCGGAGCTCGCCGAAGTACTGGCCAGGGCGGCCCGGTCCGGCCACTCCTTCCTGCCCCGGGCGCGCCCGCTGGCGATCGCCGTCGGCAACGGGAGGCCGCAGACCCTCGCCGAGACGGTCGCGCGGCTGCCCGAGGGAGTGTGCGGCATCGGCCTGGACGGCCGGATCGCCGTCGTCACCCCGGGCGCGGCCGAGCTGCTCGGCAAGCCCCCCGAGCGGCTGCTGGGCCAGCGGCCCTGGGTCGTGCTGCCCTGGCTGCGCGACCCGGTGTACGAGCACCACTACCGGGCGTCGGTGATCAGCGGCCAGCCCAACTCCTTCGTGGCGATGCGGCCGCCGGACCAGTGGTTGTCCTTCCATCTGTTCCCGGACCATGACGGGCTCACCGCCCGGATCTCCGTCGCCCACGTCACCCGGCGCGGGCTGCCCGTCTCCGAATCGACCACCGAGCAGCTTCCGCACACGCGGCCCGGAGCGATCTACCACATCCTCCACCTGGCCAGCGCGCTGACCGAGGCCGCCACCGTGCAGGACGTGGTCAGCATGGTGTCCGACCAGATCGTCCCCGCCTTCGGCGGCCAGGCCGTCGCGGTGCTGCTGGCGGAGAGCGGACGGCTGCGCATCATCGGCCACCGCGGGTACCCGCCCGGCCTCGTCGACCAGTTCGACGGCACTCCGCTGACCGAGCAGACCCCCGGGGTGCGGGCCGCGACCAACCCGGTGCCGGCCTTCTTCCAGACCCGGGCCGAGCTGGAACGGGCCTACCCCGGACGCCACGAGACCCAGGACGACATGGCCGCCTGGGCCTACCTGCCGCTGGTCACCTCGGGACGGTTGATCGGCACCTGCGTCCTGGCCTTCGCCGAACCGCACCGCTTCAGCATCGAGGAACGCGCCGTCCTGACCGCGCTCGGCGGCCTGATCGCCCAGGCGCTCGACCGCGCCCGGCTCTACGACACCAAACTGAACCTCGCCCAGGGCCTGCAGGACAGACTGCTGCCGCAGGCCCTGCCGAGCGTCCCCGGTCTCGAGACCGCCGCCCGCTACCTGCCCGCCACCGAGGGGATGGACATCGGCGGCGACTTCTACGACCTGATCCGCGTCGCCCCGGACACCGCGGCCATCGTCATCGGAGACGTCCAGGGCCACAACGTCCACGCCGCCGCCCTGATGGGCCAGATCCGCACCGCCGTCCGCGCCTTCGCCACGGCCGACGCCGACCCCAGCACCGTGCTCGCCCGCACCAACCGCCTGCTGGCCGACCTCGACACCACCCTGCTCGCCAGCTGCGTCTACCTCTGCGTCGACCTGGCGCGGCACGATGCCTGGCTGGCCGACGCCGGCCACCCCGTGCCGCTGCTGCGCAGTCCCGACGGCCGGGCCCGCCGCCTGGAACCGCGCAACGGCATGGTGCTGAACGTGGACCGCAGCGCCGAGTACCCCGTGACCCACCTGGCGCTGCCCGTCGGGACCACCCTGGTCCTGTACACCGACGGACTGATCGAGACGCCCGGAGCCGACCTGGACAAGGCCCTGGAACACCTCGAAGCCGTCCTCGCCCGCCACGGCGGCGAGCCGCTCGACGACCTCGCCGACGCGCTGATCGGCCAGGCCAGGAAGGCCGAGCACCGTACCGACGACATCGCACTCCTGCTGGTCCGTTCCGTCCCCCGATGA
- a CDS encoding SpoIIE family protein phosphatase, producing the protein MQALFEVDLEIAEGEVVALVGDNGAGKSTLVKAVSGVSPPDSGVIEWEGRPVDLRQPSDAQGLGIATVHQDLALCDNLDTVANLFLGREIQRFGILDEVRMERSSHRLLSLLSIRLPSLRVPVGSLSGGQRQSVAIARALIGKPRVVILDEPTAALGVGQTAQVLELIERLRDRHLGVLVVSHDLENVRSVADRIAVLRLGRNGGTFDTKYATQEQIVSAVTGDQTVAVALQQSLLPRGLPETNALDVAFRYLPAQAGVGGDWFDVIPLPGSRVALVVGDIVGHGLHAAATMGRLRTAVHNYSMLDLPPDELLARLDELVGQIDRDGSGGSNDPITGATCLYAIYDPVSRICELARAGHLPPALVRPDGTVEYLDLPSGPPLGVGGLPFETLRLDMPEGSQLVLYTDGLVRNHHRDIDFGLELLLGTLAGRDRSPQQTCDTVLDVMVPTVPRDDVALLVASTRTLPDDQIAQWDVPSDPAAVAHVRAAATRQLAKWGLEEAEFATELILSELITNAIRYGAEPIHTRLLRDRSLICEVSDTSGTSPHLRYAATTDEGGRGLLLVAQLSERWGTRYTATGKIIWAEQSIPAHTAGGPDPGDAPAP; encoded by the coding sequence GTGCAGGCGCTGTTCGAGGTCGACCTCGAGATCGCCGAGGGCGAGGTGGTCGCGCTCGTCGGAGACAACGGTGCGGGCAAGTCCACCCTGGTCAAGGCGGTGTCCGGGGTCTCCCCACCGGACAGCGGCGTGATCGAGTGGGAGGGGCGTCCGGTCGACCTCCGTCAGCCCTCGGACGCCCAGGGCCTCGGCATCGCCACCGTCCACCAGGACCTCGCGCTCTGCGACAACCTCGATACCGTCGCCAACCTCTTCCTCGGCCGCGAGATCCAACGGTTCGGCATCCTCGACGAGGTCAGGATGGAGCGGAGCTCCCACCGACTGCTCAGCCTGCTGTCCATCCGCCTCCCCAGCCTGCGCGTCCCGGTCGGCTCGCTCTCCGGCGGCCAGCGGCAGAGCGTCGCCATCGCCCGCGCGCTCATCGGCAAGCCCCGGGTCGTGATCCTCGACGAGCCCACCGCCGCCCTCGGCGTCGGACAGACCGCCCAGGTCCTCGAACTGATCGAGCGGCTGCGCGACCGGCACCTCGGGGTCCTCGTGGTCAGCCACGACCTGGAGAACGTGCGCTCCGTCGCCGACCGGATCGCCGTGCTGCGCCTCGGCCGAAACGGCGGCACCTTCGACACCAAGTACGCCACCCAGGAGCAGATCGTCTCGGCCGTCACCGGTGACCAGACCGTCGCCGTCGCCCTGCAGCAGAGCCTGCTGCCGCGGGGACTCCCCGAAACCAACGCCCTCGACGTGGCCTTCCGCTACCTTCCGGCCCAAGCCGGCGTGGGCGGCGACTGGTTCGACGTCATCCCGCTGCCGGGAAGCCGGGTCGCCCTGGTCGTCGGTGACATCGTCGGACACGGCCTGCACGCCGCCGCCACCATGGGACGCCTGCGGACGGCGGTGCACAACTACTCCATGCTCGACCTTCCACCCGACGAACTCCTCGCCCGCCTCGACGAGTTGGTCGGACAAATCGACCGGGACGGCAGCGGCGGCAGCAATGACCCGATCACCGGAGCGACCTGCCTCTACGCGATCTACGACCCGGTGTCCCGGATCTGCGAGCTGGCCCGGGCCGGCCACCTCCCGCCCGCGCTGGTGAGGCCCGACGGCACGGTGGAGTACCTCGACCTGCCGTCCGGGCCGCCGCTCGGCGTCGGCGGACTGCCCTTCGAGACACTGCGGCTCGACATGCCGGAGGGCAGCCAACTCGTGCTGTACACCGACGGGTTGGTCCGGAACCACCATCGGGACATCGACTTCGGCCTGGAGCTCCTGCTGGGCACACTGGCCGGCCGCGACCGGTCCCCGCAGCAGACCTGCGACACCGTCCTGGACGTCATGGTGCCGACGGTCCCCAGGGACGACGTCGCCCTGCTGGTAGCCTCCACCCGCACCCTGCCGGACGATCAGATCGCCCAGTGGGACGTGCCGTCCGATCCCGCCGCCGTTGCGCACGTCCGCGCCGCAGCCACCCGTCAACTGGCCAAGTGGGGCCTGGAAGAAGCCGAGTTCGCCACGGAGCTGATCCTCAGTGAGCTGATCACCAACGCCATCCGCTACGGCGCCGAGCCGATCCACACCCGCCTGCTCCGCGACCGCTCCCTGATCTGCGAGGTTTCCGACACGAGCGGTACCTCCCCGCACCTTCGCTACGCCGCCACCACCGACGAGGGCGGCCGGGGCCTTCTCCTCGTCGCCCAACTCTCCGAACGCTGGGGCACCCGGTACACCGCCACCGGCAAGATCATCTGGGCCGAACAGTCAATTCCCGCCCACACCGCCGGCGGACCCGACCCCGGCGACGCGCCGGCGCCGTGA
- a CDS encoding nucleotidyltransferase domain-containing protein — translation MLLDGRGVAGVRVVLSGVVGSTAYGLARPGSDVDRLGVFAVPTQELHGLDRPRESVVTTEPDRTFHEVAKWCRLALAGNPTVTELVWLPDELYEVRTPLGEELIGLRRSFLSAGAVRSAYLGYADQQLRKLRAREPERRAKPARHLLRLVEQALLLHETGELQVRLADPERVRELGERIAADPSLAEPLLAAAAERLARPGALPPTPDPAPVEAWLRRVRLAHLDPAPGQPQCAGQPSGITG, via the coding sequence GTGCTCTTGGACGGAAGGGGGGTGGCCGGGGTGCGGGTGGTGCTGTCGGGCGTGGTCGGTTCGACCGCGTACGGGCTGGCGCGGCCGGGTTCGGACGTGGACCGGCTCGGCGTCTTCGCGGTGCCCACACAGGAGTTGCACGGACTGGACCGGCCGCGCGAGTCGGTGGTCACGACCGAACCGGACCGGACCTTCCACGAGGTGGCGAAGTGGTGCCGGCTGGCTCTGGCCGGGAATCCGACGGTGACCGAACTCGTCTGGCTGCCCGATGAGTTGTACGAGGTCAGGACCCCGCTCGGGGAGGAGCTGATCGGCCTTCGGCGCAGCTTCCTGAGCGCCGGCGCGGTGCGCTCGGCCTACCTCGGTTACGCCGACCAGCAGTTGCGCAAACTGCGGGCCCGCGAGCCCGAGCGGCGGGCCAAGCCGGCCCGGCACCTGCTGCGGCTGGTCGAGCAGGCGCTGCTGCTGCACGAGACCGGCGAGCTGCAGGTCCGACTCGCCGACCCCGAGCGGGTGCGCGAGTTGGGCGAGCGGATCGCCGCCGACCCGTCCCTGGCCGAGCCGCTGCTCGCCGCCGCCGCCGAACGCCTGGCCCGCCCCGGCGCCCTCCCGCCCACCCCCGACCCCGCCCCCGTCGAAGCCTGGCTGCGCCGCGTCCGCCTCGCCCACCTGGACCCGGCGCCCGGACAGCCGCAATGTGCTGGCCAACCGTCGGGGATCACCGGGTAG
- a CDS encoding DUF3592 domain-containing protein — MLFCWWTGLVLLVAGVPAAALRLTRFARRGTEVQGTVAEVRVERWHGTDAVRPVVRFTDPATEREVVGRPACGRVPLAGWPGQPIAVRYLPGDPERFQIGPQTSVLDAALTSLLVMTLGSVALVLTRWTDPDAIATSTVLAASGLALGTATALTRHASRVDRRSRLCVKGVVSLGQVVGSFVVDGGGDRAHKHHPVVSFTAAGGQQVTGVDLTTHSRHGYPPDGAPIPIRHLPEDPMSFGLDWTAKRHRPLTPRRPRNPARAAVGLFGALACCGALITLGATLANR; from the coding sequence ATGCTGTTCTGCTGGTGGACGGGTCTGGTGCTGCTGGTGGCCGGGGTGCCGGCGGCCGCCCTGCGGCTCACCCGGTTCGCCCGGCGCGGCACCGAGGTGCAGGGCACGGTGGCCGAAGTACGGGTGGAGCGGTGGCACGGGACGGACGCGGTGCGCCCGGTGGTGCGGTTCACCGATCCGGCCACCGAGCGGGAGGTGGTCGGCCGGCCGGCCTGCGGGCGGGTGCCGCTGGCGGGCTGGCCGGGGCAGCCGATCGCCGTCCGCTACCTGCCGGGGGACCCGGAACGGTTCCAGATCGGGCCGCAGACCAGCGTCCTCGACGCCGCGCTGACCAGCCTGCTGGTGATGACCCTCGGCTCGGTCGCGCTGGTGCTGACCCGGTGGACCGATCCGGACGCGATCGCGACCAGCACCGTGCTGGCGGCCTCCGGCCTGGCGCTCGGCACCGCGACCGCGCTGACCCGTCACGCCTCCCGGGTCGATCGGCGCAGCCGCCTGTGCGTCAAGGGAGTTGTCAGCCTCGGACAGGTCGTCGGCAGCTTCGTGGTGGACGGCGGCGGCGACCGCGCGCACAAGCACCACCCGGTGGTCAGCTTCACGGCGGCGGGCGGCCAACAGGTCACCGGCGTCGACCTGACCACCCACAGCCGCCACGGCTACCCGCCGGACGGCGCCCCGATCCCGATCCGCCACCTGCCGGAGGACCCGATGTCCTTCGGGCTGGACTGGACGGCCAAGCGACACCGCCCCCTCACGCCACGCCGTCCGCGCAACCCGGCCCGGGCCGCCGTCGGCCTGTTCGGCGCCCTCGCCTGCTGCGGTGCGCTGATCACGCTCGGCGCCACCCTCGCCAACCGCTGA